A single window of Montipora capricornis isolate CH-2021 chromosome 14, ASM3666992v2, whole genome shotgun sequence DNA harbors:
- the LOC138032672 gene encoding eukaryotic translation initiation factor 5B-like — protein MATSSASSRGTSRGNFYSASNISRTPSPLSARDRNSRTSPDVLRSTSSSSSASLSSTPISFRDSTSTLQQVIAGLSACQTSIQDLLKTVESSNERIKDLSEKMKTLDDKVDKLSSDQVVDADRRDNDGRGVKRKRTKASLLIQEEVHKLHNSRELPNQYRGRETVSSVHNRRVTQFIVRELGRRSGFSQAAVEKSSKKYHEHIRRTALGKITDDTKKEKRDNLRKERKYERRRNFVKDEKESRAFASLTKHHMSTDDDDSASESEAGWVSRPPKYRSETLIAFLSKLDKRSKRAEQTTNKRWKRTTTRSGHPVEKEPPVNTPKWALSDEWKDELDERRRREGEMVQAVEEAERNEDEECDDEDLKSDQSVDESDLDFDDV, from the exons ATGGCCACAAGTAGCGCAAGCAGCCGAGGTACTTCACGAGGCAACTTTTATTCCGCATCAAATATTTCAAGAACTCCATCTCCTCTGAGTGCACGTGATCGCAATTCTAGAACAAGTCCTGACGTTTTACGATCAACTTCATCTTCTTCGTCCGCATCGTTGTCATCTACTCCAATATCCTTTCGCGACTCGACCAGCACGTTACAACAGGTAATCGCTGGGCTTTCAGCCTGTCAGACCTCAATTCAAGATCTTCTGAAGACTGTAGAAAGTTCAAATGAAAGAATTAAGGACCTCTCCGAGAAAATGAAGACCCTTGATGACAAAGTCGACAAACTATCTTCTGATCAAGTTGTTGATGCTGATCGCAGGGACAACGATGGGCGTGGAGTCAAACGCAAGCGGACAAAAGCTTCGCTTCTTATTCAG GAAGAGGTTCACAAGCTGCATAATAGCAGAGAACTCCCTAATCAGTACCGAGGAAGGGAAAC AGTCAGCAGTGTTCATAACCGAAGAGTGACACAATTTATTGTCCGTGAACTTGGTCGAAGGAGTGGCTTTAGCCAAGCAGCTGTCGAAA AATCTTCCAAAAAGTATCATGAACACATTCGCCGAACTGCTCTGGGTAAGATAACggatgacacaaagaaagagaagagagataATCTTCGAAAGGAACGG aaatatgaGAGAAGAAGAAACTTCGTGAAGGACGAGAAAGAGTCCCGAGCTTTCGCAAGCTTGACTAAGCATCACATGTCAACAGACGACGATGACTCCGCCAGCGAATCTGAAGCAGGATGGGTTTCTAGACCCCCAAAATATCGTAGTGAAACACTCATTGCGTTCCTAAGCAA ACTTGACAAACGCAGCAAAAGGGCCGAACAGACAACGAATAAAAGATGGAAAAGGACGACGACCAGATCGGGCCATCCAGTTGAAAAGGAGCCCCCAGTGAACACTCCAAAATGGGCATTGTCAGATGAGTGGAAGGACGAGTTAGACGAGAGACGCAGACGAGAAGGGGAAATGGTTCAAGCCGTAGAAGAAGCTGAAAG aaaTGAAGACGAAGAATGTGATGACGAGGATCTTAAAAGTGATCAGAGTGTGGATGAATCCGATTTAGATTTTGATGATGTGTAA
- the LOC138032671 gene encoding uncharacterized protein isoform X1 yields the protein MDCSDRFSREDTGVKKRKRFCEHCERFVSTRTYNRHKRMKTSHVQGQDKLGGSYSFHSDSSDLEFDFSDNERTEAFSEIQDAQVDACDSPCYSGEDVSGGELSNAESSDSFEGQHGETDSDDGAELSFHDLEMSSSEEEEGEATKTTRLSTISNSVVKLIIMFLMFWKTMHNISDSAICLLFAFSKKVVELLAKISQSKAIKDIANLLPNSLYMIRNYLGIKREDFQKYIVCPRCSAIYKPEDCVQTLANGRKKGKRCSFVEFPDHLRRTQRKPCGTSLFKAVRSKNGDLILKAKRVFCYRSVKKTLEEFLKRPGFGEKCEEFKKEPRDPELLGDIYDGRIWKNFKNAEGEPFFDSPNTFGCMLNLDWFQPFKDSIYSVGVLYLSFLNLPPQERNKEENIAIVGIIPGPQEPSRDVNSFLDPLVDELLDFWDGVWINTPSTGPKFCRLALVCATCDIPASRKLCGFLSFSAKMGCNKCKKEFPRPAFGAKQDFSGFNRSSWTLRTDAEHREQAWTIKNTASSKKGRDDKESNYGVRFSSLIHLPYFDFISFVVIDPMHNLMLGTTKKMLKIWKEENLLSEKEFSHLQSRINKLKVPSSIGRIPSKIASNFKGFTADQFKNWAVVFSTFALKDILPERHLQCWKLFVKACRILCSTVIPTSQVKLADELLVKFCQTVENLYGPSVITPNMHLHCHLCECVLDYGPVYGFWCFSFERYNGILGSLHVNNRQIEVQLMRKFLERHQLGSISWPGDFSGFREMLSATDKGSLALTKKSNLSPAEYKECARLKGFTGVNLFHLSFVDKHFIQALPPYKEVYMADDEVDTLTQMYSFLHKEDSIVYVPKFTRQFSQLKLYDQKLDSRYSRSERSACILARWYGANGLDTNSKDLRPGVIQYFFQHTVTVQSPTGGTVDLPYTLACIHWYKVHPNARFYFGLPIQVCLPSFEIESVGAFMPVSRIDSVCVVANLRYNLKTPNGKERVTVAVPLDVKLHV from the exons ATGGATTGTAGTGATCGATTTAGTAGAGAAGATACTGGTGTTAAGAAGCGCAAACGATTTTGCGAACACTGCGAACGCTTCGTGTCAACACGAACATACAACCGGCACAAGCGAATGAAGACGAGTCACGTACAAGGCCAAG ATAAACTTGGTGGATCATACAGTTTCCATTCAGATTCTAGCGACCTTGAGTTTGATTTCTCTGACAATGAACGGACAGAAGCCTTCAGCGAAATTCAGGATGCTCAAG TTGATGCATGTGATAGCCCCTGTTACTCTGGAGAAGATGTTAGTGGTGGAGAGCTGTCAAATGCTGAGTCATCTGACAGTTTTGAGGGTCAACAT GGAGAAACTGACAGTGATGATGGTGCTGAATTGAGTTTTCATGACCTGGAGATGTCATCATCAGAAGAGGAGGAAGGGGAGGCAACAAAGACCACAAGACTATCAACAATCAGCAATTCAGTGGTTAAACTTATAATCATGTTCCTCATGTTTTGGAAAACAATGCACAACATTTCTGATTCAGCTATTTGTCTTTTATTTGCCTTTTCTAAAAAGGTGGTTGAACTTTTGGCTAAAATCTCTCAATCCAAAGCAATCAAGGACATTGCCAATTTATTACCGAATTCCCTATACATGATAAGGAACTATTTGGGTATAAAGAGAGAAgactttcaaaaatacattGTCTGTCCAAGATGTTCGGCTATCTACAAACCCGAGGATTGTGTGCAGACTCTGGCCAacggaaggaaaaaaggaaaacgttgCAGTTTTGTGGAATTTCCAGATCACCTTAGGAGAACCCAGCGAAAGCCTTGTGGGACTTCTCTGTTCAAGGCTGTCAGATCTAAGAATGGGGACCTGATCTTGAAAGCCAAAAGAGTGTTCTGCTATCGCTCTGTAAAGAAGACACTTGAAGAGTTTTTAAAACGACCTGGTTTTGGAGAGAAGTGTGAAGAGTTTAAGAAGGAGCCTCGAGATCCTGAACTTCTAGGAGATATTTATGATGGAAGGATCTGGAAGAATTTTAAGAATGCAGAGGGAGAACCATTTTTTGATTCCCCCAACACTTTTGGATGTATGTTGAACCTTGACTGGTTTCAACCATTCAAAGATTCCATTTACAGTGTGGGAGTCCTTTACCTGAGTTTTCTTAACTTGCCTCCTCAAGAAAGGAACAAAGAGGAAAACATTGCTATTGTTGGCATTATTCCAGGTCCTCAGGAGCCCAGCCGGGATGTTAATTCATTTTTGGACCCTCTTGTTGATGAATTATTGGACTTCTGGGATGGTGTTTGGATAAATACCCCCTCTACTGGACCCAAGTTTTGTCGGCTTGCTCTAGTCTGTGCAACATGTGACATACCTGCATCTCGTAAACTATGTGGCTTTTTAAGCTTCAGTGCCAAAATGGGTTGCAACAAGTGTAAAAAAGAGTTCCCAAGGCCAGCATTTGGAGCAAAACAGGATTTCTCTGGCTTTAATCGGAGCAGTTGGACATTACGCACTGATGCTGAACACAGGGAGCAAGCATGGACAATCAAGAACACAGCATCCTCAAAAAAAGGCCGAGACGACAAAGAAAGCAACTATGGTGTGAGGTTTTCTTCCTTAATTCACCTTCCTTATTTTGACTTTATCTCATTTGTGGTGATTGATCCCATGCACAATTTGATGTTAGGAACCACCAAGAAAATGCTTAAAATTTGGAAAGAAGAAAACTTGCTCAGTGAAAAGGAATTTAGCCACCTTCAAAGCAGGATCAATAAGTTAAAGGTACCATCCAGTATCGGTCGAATTCCGTCTAAAATAGCATCAAACTTTAAAGGTTTCACTGCTGATCAATTCAAAAATTGGGCTGTGGTGTTTTCAACCTTTGCATTAAAAGATATCCTCCCAGAGAGACATCTACAGTGTTGGAAGCTGTTTGTCAAAGCTTGTAGAATATTGTGCTCCACGGTGATACCAACATCCCAAGTCAAACTTGCTGATGAGCTGCTTGTCAAGTTTTGTCAAACTGTTGAGAATTTATATGGCCCATCTGTCATCACACCAAACATGCATCTTCACTGTCATTTGTGTGAATGTGTTCTTGATTATGGTCCTGTATATGGCTTCTGGTGTTTTTCATTTGAGCGCTATAATGGAATCTTAGGATCTTTGCATGTCAACAACCGTCAAATAGAGGTACAGTTGATGAGGAAATTTCTTGAACGACATCAGCTTGGAAGCATTTCATGGCCAGGAGATTTTAGTGGATTTAGAGAGATGCTATCGGCAACTGACAAAGGATCTCTGGCATTAACAAAGAAGAGTAATCTTTCTCCAGCTGAATATAAAGAGTGTGCTAGGCTTAAAGGCTTCACTGGAGTTAATCTCTTTCATTTATCATTTGTGGACAAACACTTTATCCAGGCTCTCCCTCCTTACAAAGAGGTTTACATGGCTGATGATGAGGTTGATACCTTGACACAAATGTACAGCTTTTTACACAAGGAAGACAGTATTGTTTATGTTCCAAAGTTTACACGTCAGTTTTCCCAGTTGAAGTTGTATGACCAGAAGTTAGACTCAAGGTACTCAAGAAGTGAAAGGTCAGCCTGCATTCTTGCCCGATGGTATGGTGCAAACGGTCTGGACACAAATTCAAAGGATTTAAGACCAG GAGTTATACAGTACTTCTTCCAGCATACTGTCACCGTTCAATCCCCAACTGGTGGAACTGTAGACCTCCCATACACTCTTGCTTGTATTCACTGGTACAAAGTCCACCCAAATGCAAGGTTCTATTTTGGGTTACCAATTCAAGTATGCCTTCCATCATTTGAGATCGAATCAGTTGGAGCATTCATGCCAGTGTCAAGGATAGACAGTGTTTGTGTTGTAGCCAACTTGCGTTATAACCTTAAAACTCCTAATGGTAAAGAGAGAGTCACTGTTGCTGTTCCACTTGATGTCAAATTGCATGTGTGA
- the LOC138032671 gene encoding uncharacterized protein isoform X2 — MNGQKPSAKFRMLKGETDSDDGAELSFHDLEMSSSEEEEGEATKTTRLSTISNSVVKLIIMFLMFWKTMHNISDSAICLLFAFSKKVVELLAKISQSKAIKDIANLLPNSLYMIRNYLGIKREDFQKYIVCPRCSAIYKPEDCVQTLANGRKKGKRCSFVEFPDHLRRTQRKPCGTSLFKAVRSKNGDLILKAKRVFCYRSVKKTLEEFLKRPGFGEKCEEFKKEPRDPELLGDIYDGRIWKNFKNAEGEPFFDSPNTFGCMLNLDWFQPFKDSIYSVGVLYLSFLNLPPQERNKEENIAIVGIIPGPQEPSRDVNSFLDPLVDELLDFWDGVWINTPSTGPKFCRLALVCATCDIPASRKLCGFLSFSAKMGCNKCKKEFPRPAFGAKQDFSGFNRSSWTLRTDAEHREQAWTIKNTASSKKGRDDKESNYGVRFSSLIHLPYFDFISFVVIDPMHNLMLGTTKKMLKIWKEENLLSEKEFSHLQSRINKLKVPSSIGRIPSKIASNFKGFTADQFKNWAVVFSTFALKDILPERHLQCWKLFVKACRILCSTVIPTSQVKLADELLVKFCQTVENLYGPSVITPNMHLHCHLCECVLDYGPVYGFWCFSFERYNGILGSLHVNNRQIEVQLMRKFLERHQLGSISWPGDFSGFREMLSATDKGSLALTKKSNLSPAEYKECARLKGFTGVNLFHLSFVDKHFIQALPPYKEVYMADDEVDTLTQMYSFLHKEDSIVYVPKFTRQFSQLKLYDQKLDSRYSRSERSACILARWYGANGLDTNSKDLRPGVIQYFFQHTVTVQSPTGGTVDLPYTLACIHWYKVHPNARFYFGLPIQVCLPSFEIESVGAFMPVSRIDSVCVVANLRYNLKTPNGKERVTVAVPLDVKLHV; from the exons ATGAACGGACAGAAGCCTTCAGCGAAATTCAGGATGCTCAAG GGAGAAACTGACAGTGATGATGGTGCTGAATTGAGTTTTCATGACCTGGAGATGTCATCATCAGAAGAGGAGGAAGGGGAGGCAACAAAGACCACAAGACTATCAACAATCAGCAATTCAGTGGTTAAACTTATAATCATGTTCCTCATGTTTTGGAAAACAATGCACAACATTTCTGATTCAGCTATTTGTCTTTTATTTGCCTTTTCTAAAAAGGTGGTTGAACTTTTGGCTAAAATCTCTCAATCCAAAGCAATCAAGGACATTGCCAATTTATTACCGAATTCCCTATACATGATAAGGAACTATTTGGGTATAAAGAGAGAAgactttcaaaaatacattGTCTGTCCAAGATGTTCGGCTATCTACAAACCCGAGGATTGTGTGCAGACTCTGGCCAacggaaggaaaaaaggaaaacgttgCAGTTTTGTGGAATTTCCAGATCACCTTAGGAGAACCCAGCGAAAGCCTTGTGGGACTTCTCTGTTCAAGGCTGTCAGATCTAAGAATGGGGACCTGATCTTGAAAGCCAAAAGAGTGTTCTGCTATCGCTCTGTAAAGAAGACACTTGAAGAGTTTTTAAAACGACCTGGTTTTGGAGAGAAGTGTGAAGAGTTTAAGAAGGAGCCTCGAGATCCTGAACTTCTAGGAGATATTTATGATGGAAGGATCTGGAAGAATTTTAAGAATGCAGAGGGAGAACCATTTTTTGATTCCCCCAACACTTTTGGATGTATGTTGAACCTTGACTGGTTTCAACCATTCAAAGATTCCATTTACAGTGTGGGAGTCCTTTACCTGAGTTTTCTTAACTTGCCTCCTCAAGAAAGGAACAAAGAGGAAAACATTGCTATTGTTGGCATTATTCCAGGTCCTCAGGAGCCCAGCCGGGATGTTAATTCATTTTTGGACCCTCTTGTTGATGAATTATTGGACTTCTGGGATGGTGTTTGGATAAATACCCCCTCTACTGGACCCAAGTTTTGTCGGCTTGCTCTAGTCTGTGCAACATGTGACATACCTGCATCTCGTAAACTATGTGGCTTTTTAAGCTTCAGTGCCAAAATGGGTTGCAACAAGTGTAAAAAAGAGTTCCCAAGGCCAGCATTTGGAGCAAAACAGGATTTCTCTGGCTTTAATCGGAGCAGTTGGACATTACGCACTGATGCTGAACACAGGGAGCAAGCATGGACAATCAAGAACACAGCATCCTCAAAAAAAGGCCGAGACGACAAAGAAAGCAACTATGGTGTGAGGTTTTCTTCCTTAATTCACCTTCCTTATTTTGACTTTATCTCATTTGTGGTGATTGATCCCATGCACAATTTGATGTTAGGAACCACCAAGAAAATGCTTAAAATTTGGAAAGAAGAAAACTTGCTCAGTGAAAAGGAATTTAGCCACCTTCAAAGCAGGATCAATAAGTTAAAGGTACCATCCAGTATCGGTCGAATTCCGTCTAAAATAGCATCAAACTTTAAAGGTTTCACTGCTGATCAATTCAAAAATTGGGCTGTGGTGTTTTCAACCTTTGCATTAAAAGATATCCTCCCAGAGAGACATCTACAGTGTTGGAAGCTGTTTGTCAAAGCTTGTAGAATATTGTGCTCCACGGTGATACCAACATCCCAAGTCAAACTTGCTGATGAGCTGCTTGTCAAGTTTTGTCAAACTGTTGAGAATTTATATGGCCCATCTGTCATCACACCAAACATGCATCTTCACTGTCATTTGTGTGAATGTGTTCTTGATTATGGTCCTGTATATGGCTTCTGGTGTTTTTCATTTGAGCGCTATAATGGAATCTTAGGATCTTTGCATGTCAACAACCGTCAAATAGAGGTACAGTTGATGAGGAAATTTCTTGAACGACATCAGCTTGGAAGCATTTCATGGCCAGGAGATTTTAGTGGATTTAGAGAGATGCTATCGGCAACTGACAAAGGATCTCTGGCATTAACAAAGAAGAGTAATCTTTCTCCAGCTGAATATAAAGAGTGTGCTAGGCTTAAAGGCTTCACTGGAGTTAATCTCTTTCATTTATCATTTGTGGACAAACACTTTATCCAGGCTCTCCCTCCTTACAAAGAGGTTTACATGGCTGATGATGAGGTTGATACCTTGACACAAATGTACAGCTTTTTACACAAGGAAGACAGTATTGTTTATGTTCCAAAGTTTACACGTCAGTTTTCCCAGTTGAAGTTGTATGACCAGAAGTTAGACTCAAGGTACTCAAGAAGTGAAAGGTCAGCCTGCATTCTTGCCCGATGGTATGGTGCAAACGGTCTGGACACAAATTCAAAGGATTTAAGACCAG GAGTTATACAGTACTTCTTCCAGCATACTGTCACCGTTCAATCCCCAACTGGTGGAACTGTAGACCTCCCATACACTCTTGCTTGTATTCACTGGTACAAAGTCCACCCAAATGCAAGGTTCTATTTTGGGTTACCAATTCAAGTATGCCTTCCATCATTTGAGATCGAATCAGTTGGAGCATTCATGCCAGTGTCAAGGATAGACAGTGTTTGTGTTGTAGCCAACTTGCGTTATAACCTTAAAACTCCTAATGGTAAAGAGAGAGTCACTGTTGCTGTTCCACTTGATGTCAAATTGCATGTGTGA